In Citrus sinensis cultivar Valencia sweet orange chromosome 2, DVS_A1.0, whole genome shotgun sequence, a single genomic region encodes these proteins:
- the LOC102613332 gene encoding indole-3-acetic acid-amido synthetase GH3.10 — protein sequence MEAANNTNGNGYGNNYECDIIRWFEYISENAGEVQRETLRRILEQNYDVEYLKKRLGDTKIQDMDACEMETLYTSLVPLASHTDLEPYIQRIADGDTASLLTQEPITKLSLSSGTTEGRQKYVPFTKHSSQTTLQIFRLAAAYRSRVYPIREGGRILEFIYSSKQFKTKGGLTAGTATTHYYASEEFKIKQEKTKSFTCSPEEVISSGEYKQSTYCHLLLGLFFSDQVEFITSTFAYSIVQAFTAFEECWQDICIDIREGSLSSSRITLPKMRKAVLDTISPKPYLASKIEVVCKKLESLDWFGLVPKLWPNAKYVYSIMTGSMQHYLKKLRHYAGDLPLVSADYGSTESWIGVNVDPSFPPEDVTFAVIPTFSYFEFIPIHRRKQDCNSAIDDFIEDEPVPLSQVKLGQEYEIVLTSFTGLYRYRLGDVVEVAGFHKGTPKLNFVCRRKLILTVNIDKNTEKDLQLVVDRGSQLLNKTGAELVDFTSHADIVNQPGHYIIYWEIKGDVEEGVLNQCCREMDVSFVDPGYVVSRRTNSIGPLELCIVKRGAFRMILDYFVGNGAALSQFKTPRCTSNQVLVRILNDWTIKRFHSTAYC from the exons ATGGAAGCAGCTAACAACACCAATGGAAATGGCTATGGAAACAATTATGAGTGTGACATCATCCGGTGGTTCGAATACATATCGGAGAATGCCGGAGAAGTTCAAAGGGAGACACTTCGCCGGATTCTTGAACAGAATTATGATGTTGAGTATTTGAAGAAACGGTTAGGGGACACCAAAATACAAGATATGGATGCATGTGAAATGGAAACTCTTTACACTTCTTTGGTGCCTCTTGCTTCCCATACTGATTTGGAGCCTTATATTCAAAGAATTGCAGATGGGGATACTGCTTCTCTTCTCACTCAAGAACCTATCACCAAGCTTTCCCTTAG CTCCGGAACCACAGAAGGAAGACAGAAGTATGTACCATTTACAAAACATAGCTCACAAACTACTCTTCAGATTTTCAGGCTGGCAGCAGCTTATAGATCAAG GGTTTATCCAATAAGGGAAGGAGGGAGGATTCTAGAGTTCATATACAGCAGCAAGCAGTTCAAGACAAAGGGAGGCTTAACCGCAGGAACAGCAACAACACACTATTATGCAAGTGAAGAGTTCAAAATTAAACAGGAAAAGACAAAGTCCTTCACATGTAGCCCAGAAGAGGTCATTTCTAGTGGAGAGTACAAGCAGTCCACCTATTGCCATCTTCTCCTTGGCCTTTTCTTTAGTGATCAAGTAGAGTTCATAACATCCACTTTTGCTTACAGTATAGTCCAGGCTTTTACAGCATTTGAAGAATGCTGGCAAGACATTTGCATTGATATCAGAGAAGGAAGTCTCAGCTCATCAAGAATCACATTACCCAAAATGAGAAAAGCTGTTCTGGATACTATTTCTCCAAAGCCATATTTGGCTTCAAAAATTGAAGTGGTCTGCAAGAAGTTGGAAAGTTTAGATTGGTTTGGTCTAGTTCCTAAGCTGTGGCCAAATGCTAAGTATGTGTATTCGATAATGACAGGGTCAATGCAACATTACCTGAAAAAGCTGAGGCATTATGCTGGAGACTTGCCACTAGTGAGTGCTGATTATGGGTCTACTGAAAGTTGGATAGGAGTCAATGTTGATCCTTCATTTCCCCCTGAAGATGTTACTTTTGCAGTAATACCCACTTTCTCTTACTTTGAGTTCATACCTATTCATAGGAGAAAGCAAGATTGCAATTCAGCTATTGATGATTTCATAGAAGATGAACCAGTGCCACTCTCTCAAGTCAAGCTTGGACAAGAATATGAGATTGTCCTCACCAGTTTCACAG GGCTTTATAGGTACAGATTAGGAGATGTAGTAGAAGTGGCCGGTTTTCACAAAGGGACCCCAAAATTGAACTTCGTATGCAGGAGAAAGCTTATCTTGACTGTTAATATTGACAAGAATACTGAAAAGGACCTCCAATTAGTAGTAGACAGGGGATCTCAGCTACTGAACAAGACTGGAGCCGAGCTGGTCGATTTTACAAGCCATGCTGACATTGTAAATCAACCAGGGCACTACATTATTTACTGGGAGATCAAAGGAGATGTTGAGGAGGGAGTTCTCAATCAATGTTGCCGCGAAATGGATGTTTCCTTTGTTGATCCTGGATACGTTGTGTCCAGGAGAACAAACTCAATTGGCCCATTAGAGCTTTGTATTGTGAAGAGAGGGGCTTTCAGGATGATTTTGGATTATTTCGTAGGAAATGGGGCAGCATTGAGCCAGTTCAAGACCCCTAGGTGCACTAGCAACCAAGTTCTTGTGAGAATTCTCAATGATTGGACCATTAAAAGGTTTCATAGCACAGCTTATTGTTGA
- the LOC107178754 gene encoding uncharacterized protein LOC107178754, with protein MVKAMTSAPATVKQVAELSCVYCGEEHVFDNCPENPASNEAIVQSQAVSLRNLENQIGRLAIAMISRSQGSLPSNTEDPRREGKEHCKVINLRSRKNIDIPVDVANKMLELNSSQEPPQDESMLQQPSHQDTNASGQATTTLEGNQPINAEEEVATPVVTTYNKSNEQRLVPPEAAQQFRHPPPFPQRFQKQKQDKRFRKFLEVLKQLHINIPFVEALEQMPNYVKFLKDILARKRRLGEFETVALTHECSHMIQRECRPTTVTLQLVDRSHAYSKGKIDDVLVKVDKFIFPVDFIVLDFEADKEVPIILGRPFLVTGKTLIELQK; from the exons ATGGTGAAAGCCATGACTTCTGCTCCTGCAACAGTAAAGCAAGTTGCTGAATTGTCTTGCGTGTATTGTGGTGAGGAACATGTATTTGACAACTGTCCAGAAAATCCAGCATCA aatgaagcaattgtgcaAAGTCAAGCTGTATCTTTACGAAACCTGGAAAACCAAATTGGACGGCTTGCCATAGCAATGATTAGCAGATCTCAGGGAAGTTTACCCAGCAATACAGAAGATCCAAGAAGAGAGGGAAAAGAACACTGTAAAGTAATCAACCTAAGATCTAGAAAGAATATTGATATCCCTGTTGATGTGGCTAACAAAATGTTAGAACTTAATTCCTCACAAGAACCACCTCAAGATGAGAGCATGTTACAGCAACCCAGCCACCAAGATACTAATGCTAGTGGTCAAGCTACAACAACTTTGGAAGGGAATCAACCAATAAATGCTGAAGAAGAAGTTGCAACACCAGTGGTGACAActtacaataaatcaaatgagCAGAGATTGGTACCTCCTGAAGCTGCCCAGCAATTTAGGCATCCACCCCCTTTCCCCCAGAGATtccagaaacaaaaacaagacaaaCGGTTTCGCAAATTTTTGGAAGTGCTGAAGCAGTTACACATCAACATACCTTTCGTGGAAGCATTGGAGCAAATGcctaattatgtgaaatttctaaaagatatcttggcaagaaaaagaaggttGGGAGAATTTGAAACTGTTGCTTTAACACATGAATGCAGTCATATGATTCAAA GAGAGTGCAGGCCAACAACAGTCACTTTGCAATTAGTTGACAGATCTCATGCATACTCTAAAGGAAAGATTGATGATGTATTGGTGAAGGTTGACAAATTCATCTTTCCAGTGGATTTCATTGTACTAGACTTTGAGGCTGATAAAGAGGTACCAATTATACTTGGGAGACCTTTCCTAGTAACCGGGAAGACTCTGATAGAGCTGCAGAAATGA